From the genome of Pelosinus fermentans DSM 17108:
TTATAGTTGTTGGCGGCGGTTTATCCGGCCTCATGGCAACACTTAAAATTTGTGAAGCTGGCGGCGAAGTAGAATTATTCTCGTATTGCCCGGTAAAACGTTCTCATTCCCTTTGTGCACAAGGTGGTATGAATGCTTGTATGGATACAAAGGGTGAAAATGATAGTGTCCATGAACATTTTGATGATACTGTTTATGGTGGTGACTTCCTTGCCGATCAGACTGCAATAAAAGGCATGTGCGAAGCCGCTCCAAAATTAATTAAAATGTTCGATCGTATGGGTGTTACATTTACTCGTACACCAGAAGGTTTACTTGACCTTCGTAATTTTGGTGGTCAGAAAAATAAACGTACTTTATTTTCTGGTTCCACAACAGGTCAGCAGCTTCTTTATGCACTTGATGAACAAGTTCGTGCATGGGAAGTAAAAGGTGCTGTTAAGAAATATGAATTCTGGGAATTCATTAAAATTATTAAAAATAAAGAAAGCGTTTGCCGCGGTATCGTAGCACAAGACATGAATTCTATGGAAATCAGAGCTTTCCGTGCTGATACAGTTATCCTTGCAACAGGTGGTCCAGGTATGGTATTCGGTAGATGTACTGCTTCGACAATCTGCAATGGTTCAGCAGTATCTGCTGTATATCAGCAAGGCGCTCTTATTGGTAACCCTGAATTTATTCAGATCCATCCAACAGCTATTCCTGGTTCAGATAAAAACCGTTTGATGTCTGAAGCTTGTCGTGGTGAAGGTGGACGTGTTTGGGTATATAAAGATGGTAAACCATGGTACTTCTTAGAAGAAATGTACCCTGCTTATGGTAACCTTGTACCTCGTGACGTGGCATCTCGTGCTATTTACGATGTATGTGTAAATCAAAAACTTGGTATTAATGGTGAAAACAAAGT
Proteins encoded in this window:
- the sdhA gene encoding succinate dehydrogenase flavoprotein subunit — translated: MKKKIIVVGGGLSGLMATLKICEAGGEVELFSYCPVKRSHSLCAQGGMNACMDTKGENDSVHEHFDDTVYGGDFLADQTAIKGMCEAAPKLIKMFDRMGVTFTRTPEGLLDLRNFGGQKNKRTLFSGSTTGQQLLYALDEQVRAWEVKGAVKKYEFWEFIKIIKNKESVCRGIVAQDMNSMEIRAFRADTVILATGGPGMVFGRCTASTICNGSAVSAVYQQGALIGNPEFIQIHPTAIPGSDKNRLMSEACRGEGGRVWVYKDGKPWYFLEEMYPAYGNLVPRDVASRAIYDVCVNQKLGINGENKVYLDLSHIPADYLERKLGGILEIYSEFVGDDPRKVPMQIYPSVHYSMGGIWVDAKHNTNIPGLMASGECDYQYHGANRLGANSLLSAAYSGTVSGPEAMRWAKEGERGSELTDEDLAKAAKECQEEYEAILKMDGSENAHELHHELGEVMNKYVTIERVNKDLDYCFDEVKKILKRWDNIGIGDKSSWANQEGMFARQLRNMIIYALVVTRAARMRDESRGAHYKREFPTRDDERFMKITVAAYDQETEEPQISYADFDHSLVKPRPRNYAVAKKE